In the genome of Campylobacter helveticus, the window AAAATACCCTACCTATACAATTCAAAGCAATTATATAAGTTTTAATGACAATAGCATTAAAAAAGATTCCTTAGAGGTTTATGTAAGCAATGTATAAAAATGAAAAATATAAAATCCTAGGAATTTGGCTTTTGCTTTTATGAGATGGGCAAATCTCTTATTATCTCGCACACAGGGCATTTGCTCATAGACGCAGTCAATGAAATCCCAAGCAATGAAGCAAAAATTGCTAATATCTTTTTAAATTGTTTGATGAAATATCAACGCAATAATCCTTTTAGAAATGTTATCAACACAAACGCACCTTTGATTTTATTGCTTAATGTTTTAAGAAAATTACAAGAAAAAACGCAAGATTCTAAACTTTCTATTTTAGAAATACCTTTTTTATTATGCTGGAGAGATGATGATTATGCAGCCCTTACGCATTATATTTTAGAGTTTAGAAAAGCTTATCCTAGCTTTGCTTATAGTAAAGAGCTTATTTATGAAAAATGCTTAAAGATTTTAGAAACCACAAATACAAAACGCTTTAAATTTTCACAAGTTTGCAAAGAATCCATAGATGAATATATTAGAAAGATGAGAATTACAGGGATTATTTCACTGCGTGGAAATGGTAGGTTTATAGATTTTAACACTTTTGAAATATCAAAGATTGATTATGTGTTAAAGCATTATTCACATTATAAAAAATTTGATGACAAAAAGGCTTATTTTGCATATATGGGCGAAATAGATTCTCATATACTAGAGCTAAAAGAGCAAATTGACACAAACAAAGAGAGCTTAAAGCAAAAAATGCTTGAATCTTTTGCCGCCCAATATAGCAAAGAGCA includes:
- a CDS encoding AlwI family type II restriction endonuclease, translated to MGKSLIISHTGHLLIDAVNEIPSNEAKIANIFLNCLMKYQRNNPFRNVINTNAPLILLLNVLRKLQEKTQDSKLSILEIPFLLCWRDDDYAALTHYILEFRKAYPSFAYSKELIYEKCLKILETTNTKRFKFSQVCKESIDEYIRKMRITGIISLRGNGRFIDFNTFEISKIDYVLKHYSHYKKFDDKKAYFAYMGEIDSHILELKEQIDTNKESLKQKMLESFAAQYSKEQIYHELSVLTSKNKTSKDEILRFIPEPVRFEFLTAIALRQHFGDLEVMPNYSIDDEGLPKCFAGGNKPDIVCKDKESKSIIEVSLICGRGQVNNELLPITRHLKELINSSQNSHLKHSFFAIFIAPKIYEDSKRYVKFIKFDEGLEIKNMDILEFIQNIKISHTQNQAIKNLCIQRNLG